From a single Phragmites australis chromosome 7, lpPhrAust1.1, whole genome shotgun sequence genomic region:
- the LOC133923936 gene encoding G-type lectin S-receptor-like serine/threonine-protein kinase LECRK4, which produces MRAKPKESMAPLLLPFLLLLSSASVQAQQNITKSSSLTPQGPNSFWLSPSGDFAFGFRPIEGNSSSYLLAVWFNKTSDQTVAWYAKSTDPDPAPIQVSSGSSLQLTSGGMLSLSDTTGTEVWNSQVVGAYASMLDTGNFVLAAADGSTKWETFNNPADTILLTQVLTTPKTLRSRIIATDYSNGRFLLNLQANGVFLYPVAVPSGYQYDSYWSMAGNTTKLVFDATGRIYISFDNGTQINMTSGGISSMADYYHRATLDPDGVFRQYVYPKKASNLYKSQAWSVVSMEPPNICEALLTQVGSGACGFNSYCTLDGTNNQTTCVCPEHYSFIDEERKYKGCKPDFQPQSCDLDEAAAMMQFQLTPMTHVDWPLSDYEQYSPITQNQCQQLCLGDCFCAVAVFRDSDSTCWKKKMPLSNGKMGASVQRTVFIKVAKNNSAQSELVGSSKWKKDKKYWILGSSLFLGSSVLVNLLLISVLLFGTYCTITRKKVPSLQSSSNLGLPLKAFTYAELENATSGFQEVLGTGASGIVYKGNLQDEHGTCIAVKKIDKLQHETEKEFTVEVQTIGRTYHKNLVRLLGFCNEGKERLLVYEFMTNGSLNRFLFGDVRLQWNIRVQLALGVARGLLYLHEECSSQIIHCDIKPQNILLDDSFTAKISDFGLAKLLRTNQTQTNTGIRGTRGYVAPEWFKNIGITAKVDVYSFGVILLELICCRRNVEFEAAEEEKKILTYWANDCYRCGRVDFLLEGDDEAILNLKKVERFVAVALWCLQEDPTMRPTMLKVTQMLDGAAAIPTPPDSSSVVSSLQ; this is translated from the coding sequence ATGAGAGCCAAACCAAAAGAATCAATGGCACCTCTCCTCTTACCCTTCCTCCTGCTGCTGTCCTCAGCATCTGTTCAAGCTCAACAAAacatcaccaagagctcctcCTTAACACCCCAAGGGCCTAACAGCTTTTGGCTCTCACCATCCGGCGACTTCGCGTTCGGCTTCCGGCCAATTGAAGGCAACTCCTCCTCCTACCTCCTCGCCGTATGGTTCAACAAGACCAGCGACCAGACGGTGGCTTGGTATGCCAAGAGTACAGATCCAGATCCAGCGCCCATACAAGTTTCATCCGGTTCAAGCCTCCAGCTTACCTCGGGTGGGATGCTTTCTCTCTCCGACACTACCGGTACAGAGGTATGGAATTCCCAAGTTGTTGGTGCCTACGCCAGCATGCTCGACACTGGAAACTTTGTACTAGCTGCTGCAGATGGCTCTACCAAGTGGGAGACTTTCAACAACCCAGCAGATACCATCCTGCTCACTCAGGTGCTCACCACCCCAAAGACGCTCCGCAGTCGGATCATCGCTACTGACTACTCCAATGGACGGTTCCTCCTTAACTTGCAAGCTAATGGCGTTTTCCTTTATCCAGTTGCTGTGCCGTCTGGTTACCAATATGACTCCTATTGGTCCATGGCTGGGAACACCACAAAGCtggtgttcgatgccactggcAGGATATACATCTCCTTTGATAACGGCACACAAATCAATATGACATCAGGGGGTATCAGCTCCATGGCTGACTACTACCATCGCGCCACACTTGACCCAGATGGTGTGTTCCGGCAATATGTGTACCCAAAGAAGGCCAGCAACCTGTATAAGAGTCAGGCATGGTCAGTAGTGAGCATGGAGCCCCCAAATATCTGTGAAGCATTACTGACACAGGTCGGCAGCGGCGCATGTGGGTTCAACAGTTACTGCACGTTGGATGGCACAAACAACCAGACTACCTGCGTGTGCCCAGAGCACTACTCATTTATTGATGAGGAGAGGAAGTATAAAGGCTGCAAACCGGACTTCCAGCCACAAAGTTGTGACTTGGATGAAGCAGCTGCCATGATGCAGTTTCAGTTGACACCGATGACCCATGTGGATTGGCCTCTCTCTGACTATGAGCAGTACAGCCCCATAACTCAGAACCAGTGCCAGCAGCTCTGCCTGGGAGATTGTTTCTGTGCCGTCGCTGTGTTCAGAGACAGTGATAGTACAtgttggaagaagaagatgcctTTATCAAACGGCAAAATGGGGGCCAGTGTGCAGAGGACAGTTTTCATCAAGGTAGCAAAGAACAATAGTGCACAGTCTGAGCTTGTAGGTTCCAGcaaatggaaaaaagataagaagTACTGGATCCTTGGAAGTTCATTGTTTCTGGGAAGCTCTGTCTTGGTGAACCTTCTCCTGATCTCTGTTCTCCTTTTCGGTACTTACTGTACTATCACCAGAAAGAAAGTCCCATCTTTGCAGTCATCAAGCAACCTAGGATTGCCCCTGAAAGCCTTTACTTACGCTGAGCTCGAGAATGCAACCAGCGGATTCCAGGAGGTGCTTGGTACTGGTGCGTCTGGTATTGTGTACAAGGGCAACCTACAAGATGAGCACGGGACCTGCATTGCTGTCAAGAAAATTGACAAGCTCCAGCATGAGACAGAAAAGGAGTTCACCGTGGAAGTCCAAACTATTGGGCGGACATACCACAAGAACTTGGTTAGGTTGCTAGGATTCTGCaatgaaggaaaagaaagactaTTGGTCTACGAATTCATGACCAATGGATCACTCAACAGATTCCTATTTGGTGATGTCAGGCTTCAGTGGAACATTCGAGTTCAACTTGCTCTAGGGGTGGCAAGGGGGCTGCTGTACTTACATGAGGAATGCAGCTCGCAGATCATCCACTGTGACATAAAGCCCCAGAATATCCTTCTCGATGACAGCTTTACAGCAAAGATCTCAGACTTCGGCTTAGCCAAACTGCTCCGAACCAACCAGACACAAACAAATACAGGTATCCGGGGCACCCGAGGATACGTTGCCCCTGAGTGGTTCAAGAACATCGGTATCACCGCCAAGGTGGATGTTTACAGCTTTGGGGTCATCCTGTTGGAGCTCATCTGCTGTCGGCGGAATGTTGAATTCGAGGCTgcagaagaggaaaaaaaaatactgactTACTGGGCAAATGACTGTTACAGGTGTGGCAGGGTTGATTTTCTGTTGGAGGGTGATGACGAAGCAATTTTGAATCTGAAGAAGGTGGAAAGATTTGTGGCAGTGGCATTGTGGTGTCTCCAGGAGGACccaaccatgagacctacaATGCTAAAGGTGACACAAATGCTTGATGGAGCAGCTGCAATTCCCACACCTCCTGATTCTTCTTCCGTTGTCAGTTCACTCCAATAG